A portion of the Aricia agestis chromosome 1, ilAriAges1.1, whole genome shotgun sequence genome contains these proteins:
- the LOC121731792 gene encoding larval cuticle protein A2B-like translates to MAAKLFVLAALVAVAHCSVLPLAVDTDASSFSYDVADPNTGDYKSQSESRVGGAVVGQYSLVDPDGTKRTVDYTADDVNGFNAVVRKDPLAVAAHTVVAAAPVVVESAPAVVAARTLPTVYSAGLPAWSAYSTGLPAWSTYNSGLPAWSTYNAGLPAWSAYNAPLSSYYYK, encoded by the exons ATGGCAGCTAAG TTGTTTGTTCTCGCCGCGCTGGTCGCCGTCGCCCACTGCTCAGTGTTGCCGCTGGCAGTAGACACCGACGCGTCGAGCTTCTCGTACGACGTCGCGGACCCCAACACCGGCGACTACAAGAGCCAGTCCGAATCTCGCGTCGGAGGGGCCGTGGTGGGACAGTACTCCCTCGTCGACCCCGACGGCACCAAGCGCACCGTGGACTACACCGCCGACGACGTCAACGGCTTCAACGCTGTTGTGCGCAAGGACCCCCTCGCCGTCGCCGCCCACACCGTCGTCGCCGCCGCCCCCGTTGTCGTCGAATCGGCCCCCGCTGTCGTAGCTGCCCGCACTCTCCCCACAGTCTACAGCGCTGGTCTCCCAGCCTGGTCCGCATACAGCACTGGTCTCCCAGCCTGGTCTACCTACAACTCTGGACTCCCAGCCTGGTCTACCTACAACGCTGGACTCCCAGCCTGGTCCGCTTACAACGCTCCCTTGTCTTCTTACTACTACAAGTaa
- the LOC121731797 gene encoding larval/pupal rigid cuticle protein 66-like translates to MAAKFFALAALVAVANCSVLPLAVNTDASSFSYDVADPNTGDYKSQSESRVGGAVVGQYSLVDPDGTKRVVDYTADDVNGFNAVVRKDPLAVAAPVYAARAVVAAPAPAVVASRTYSVPTVYNSGWSAVNAPLGYPESVYYLK, encoded by the exons ATGGCAGCTAag TTCTTTGCTCTCGCCGCGCTGGTCGCCGTAGCCAACTGCTCAGTGTTGCCGCTGGCAGTAAACACCGACGCGTCGAGCTTCTCGTACGACGTCGCGGACCCCAACACCGGCGACTATAAGAGCCAGTCCGAGTCTCGCGTTGGAGGCGCCGTGGTGGGACAATACTCCCTTGTCGACCCCGACGGTACCAAGCGCGTTGTAGACTACACCGCTGATGATGTTAACGGCTTCAACGCTGTTGTGCGCAAGGACCCCTTGGCCGTTGCCGCACCTGTATACGCTGCCCGCGCTGTGGTCGCCGCTCCCGCTCCTGCCGTCGTCGCCTCCCGCACTTACTCCGTCCCAACGGTCTACAACTCTGGCTGGTCCGCCGTAAATGCCCCCTTAGGTTACCCAGAGTCCGTATACTACCTTAAGTAA